The sequence below is a genomic window from Phoenix dactylifera cultivar Barhee BC4 chromosome 8, palm_55x_up_171113_PBpolish2nd_filt_p, whole genome shotgun sequence.
AGttaattttgaaattgaaagttgAGACCAAGCTTGATTTGTTCATCACACTTCAAGCTAGAttgaaatttaattttaaatgaAGCCAAAAATGAGCCATTATGATCAGATTGAAAATTATAAATCAAGCTAAAAATTAATTCAAGCTTGAATCAAAGGTGGATTTTAAGTTTGCCAGCTTTTTGAATTAGCATTGAATGACTtcagaaaccaaaaaaaaattcaagcttGAGAAACAAACATAATATTATCGGTCTTGGGATTTGGAATGCAGCAATGACTATCTAAGCATATATATACGTaaatgtatatgtgtatgtatacatatgcaTACCTATATAAGCTAATTGTTCAAAGTTGGATTGAGTCGAGTTGGTTTTGAGCCTGGGATGCAAGCTCTTGTTTGGCTTGTTTAGCTCGATCCTGACTCCGAATCAAGTTTTTAGAGATGAGAAAAAGGATTTTGGAGCTATTCAGATCATTTTCCGCCCTATCTATCACCTTGAAATATTTGCCTGAcatgttcttttttctttactgcaaatattaaaattaaaaccAAATGTTGTTAGTTTTCAATAACTTTGCTTTTGACTCTACTACTGATCTGCAACTAGACTTTTTCAGCaaacagaaaataaagaaacaagATAGTAAATTTCAGCCGAAATTGAGTTTATTGAGATAGGCAGATGGAGCATACATTGTTTCAAGATTTCAATTTGTTACTAATTCTGCTTAAACATAGCAAAACTTGGATATTTTGGGTTAAGGCTCCTAAGAACATTcagatcaatttttttttgtatcaatCCACTTTTCTCGGAGAAGGTGATGAGATTATTTGACCTAGGCCTCTAGGATCCTTGGGGATGATTCAAAATCCATTTGCAGCCCATGGTGATGGTGGTGACACAAACGGGTTGGGGCCTGTAGGAACCTTGCGATTAATTTCGTATCCATGGGTGTATCCAACTCCATTTTCTGCCTCCGGTGTTCCTGGTGATGTAATTGGATTGGGGCCTGTAGGAACCTTGCGATTAATTTCGTATCCATGGGTGTATCCAACTCCATTTTCTGCCTCCGGTGTTCCTGGTGATGTAATTGGGTTGGGGCCTGTAGGAACCTTGCGATTAATTTCATATCCATGGGTGTATCCAACTCCATTTTCTGCCTCCGGTGTTCCTGGTGATGTAATTGGGTTGGGGCCTGTAGGAACCTTGCGATTAATTTCGTATCCATGGGTGTATCCAACTCTATTTTCTGCCTCCGGTGTTCCTGGTGATGTAATTGGGTTGGGGCCTGTAGGAACCTTGCGATTAATTTCGTATCCATGGGTGTATCCAACTCCATTTTCTGCCTCCGGTGTTCCTGGTGATGTAATTGGGTTGGGGCCTGTAGGAACCTTGCGATTAATTTCGTATCCATGGGTGTATCCAACTCCATTTTCTGCCTCCGGTGTTCCTGGTGATGTAATTGGATTGGGGCCTGTAGGAACCTTGCGATTAATTTCGTATCCATGGGTATCTCCAACTCCATTGCTAGCCCATGGTGATGGTGGTGACACAATTGGGTTGGGGCCTTTCGGAACCTGGCGATCGATTTCGTATCTATTTTCAAATATAGTTGAAAACCCTCCAATTCTTGCTCCAAAAGCTTTGTCTAGAGATGACACGAgcaacaccacaacaaaaagaGCTACTTTTTGAGCCATTTGTCTTGTAGCTCAGGTGAAGGTTGAATTTTTAGATTGG
It includes:
- the LOC120111636 gene encoding collagen alpha-1(I) chain-like, with translation MAQKVALFVVVLLVSSLDKAFGARIGGFSTIFENRYEIDRQVPKGPNPIVSPPSPWASNGVGDTHGYEINRKVPTGPNPITSPGTPEAENGVGYTHGYEINRKVPTGPNPITSPGTPEAENGVGYTHGYEINRKVPTGPNPITSPGTPEAENRVGYTHGYEINRKVPTGPNPITSPGTPEAENGVGYTHGYEINRKVPTGPNPITSPGTPEAENGVGYTHGYEINRKVPTGPNPFVSPPSPWAANGF